The following coding sequences are from one Streptosporangiales bacterium window:
- the rpmB gene encoding 50S ribosomal protein L28, translating into MAAVCDICGKGPMFGNNISHSHRRTRRRFDPNIQTVRAMVSGTRKRMNVCTSCIKRGKVSR; encoded by the coding sequence GTGGCTGCCGTGTGCGACATCTGTGGCAAGGGCCCGATGTTCGGCAACAACATCTCGCACTCGCACCGGCGCACTCGGCGTCGGTTCGACCCGAACATCCAGACGGTGCGGGCGATGGTGAGCGGCACGAGGAAGCGGATGAACGTCTGCACCTCGTGCATCAAGCGCGGCAAGGTATCGCGCTAG